A single genomic interval of Megalobrama amblycephala isolate DHTTF-2021 linkage group LG15, ASM1881202v1, whole genome shotgun sequence harbors:
- the LOC125247713 gene encoding sialic acid synthase-like gives MSAEFELCPGRKIGGSNPCFIIAEIGQNHQGDIEIGKKMIRMAKDCGADCAKFQKSEIEHRFTKQALERPYTSPHAWGPTYGAHKHHLEFSHQQYRELQQYASEVGIFFTASGMDEMAVEFLHEINVPFFKVASADTNNIPYLEKTAKKGRPMVISSGMQSMETMRCVYQTVKKLNPNFTLLQCTSAYPLPLEHVNLSLIPEFQKEFPDIPIGYSGHETGIHVSVAAVALGAKVLERHVTLDKSWKGSDHSASLEPAELAELVKAIRTVEMAMGSPIKQMLPCEASCHSKLGKSVVARKPLQKGQTLTLDMLTVKVAEPHGMRPENIFKLVGKKITVDLEKDATITDAIIQD, from the exons ATGTCTGCTGAGTTTGAACTTTGTCCAGGAAGAAAAATCGGGGGCTCCAACCCCTGTTTTATCATCGCTGAGATTGGACAGAACCATCAAGGAGACATAGAAATCGGCAAAAAAATGATCCGAATGGCCAAG GACTGTGGAGCCGACTGCGCCAAGTTTCAAAAGAGCGAGATCGAACACAGATTCACCAAGCAGGCTCTGGAGCGTCCCTATACGTCCCCTCACGCCTGGGGCCCGACCTACGGGGCTCATAAGCACCATCTGGAGTTCAGTCACCAGCAGTACAGAGAGCTGCAACAGTACGCCAGTGAAGTTGGCATCTTCTTTACTGCATCAGGAATGGACGAG ATGGCTGTAGAATTTCTTCATGAAATCAATGTGCCGTTTTTCAAAGTTGCCTCAGCTGACACCAACAATATCCCTTACCTGGAGAAAACCGCCAAAAAAG GTCGTCCCATGGTGATTTCTAGTGGAATGCAGTCTATGGAGACCATGCGCTGTGTTTATCAAACCGTCAAGAAGCTCAATCCCAATTTCACGCTCCTGCAGTGCACCAGCGCTTATCCACTGCCACTAGAGCACGTCAACCTCAGCCTGATCCCT GAGTTCCAGAAGGAGTTTCCGGACATTCCCATAGGCTACTCTGGACATGAGACGGGCATCCATGTGTCTGTGGCTGCTGTGGCACTTGGGGCAAAGGTCCTGGAGCGTCATGTGACCCTGGATAAGAGCTGGAAAGGCAGTGACCATTCAGCATCACTGGAGCCGGCGGAGCTGGCGGAGCTGGTGAAAGCCATCAGGACGGTTGAGATGGCAATGGGCTCGCCAATCAAACAGATGCTGCCCTGTGAGGCTTCTTGTCACAGCAAG TTGGGGAAGTCAGTGGTGGCCCGGAAACCATTGCAGAAGGGTCAGACATTAACTCTCGACATGCTGACAGTAAAAGTGGCCGAACCGCACGGCATGAGACCAGAGAACATCTTCAAACTGGTTGGCAAGAAAATCACTGTGGACCTGGAGAAAGATGCCACCATTACTGATGCCATAATACAAGACTGA
- the LOC125247715 gene encoding N-acylneuraminate cytidylyltransferase B-like, which produces MLLNLYQTNNIRNKLNYSHKGVSNPLPLLCSLTAAMESNRCSQVSSCCSSSGHPHRAALILARGGSKGIPLKNIKNLAGVPLIGWVLRAALDSGVADSVWVSTDHDEIERVAKVWGAKVHRRSPEVSKDSSSSLETIQEFIRLRPEVDIVCHIQATSPCLHPHHIREALQMITEQGCDYVFSVVRRHQFRWEEVNEKGSKNPTPLNIDVAHRPRRQDWCGELYENGSFYFYTRKALENGLEQVSRIAYYEMLPEHSVDIDVDIDWPVAEQRVLRFGYFGQEEKAAIRLFLCNVSGCLTNCQIYTSVSGEDLVAINARDVAGIQMLQREDIEVILISSVNEPLSRGLLEKVAQQARCGLRIGEQQKGLEVERLMREKNLRWDEVAFMGSEAEDVDVLSQVGLNGVPCDAPVADLIAAKYICQRPGGHGAIREFAEYILTLEKKSTSQVHQNRIDRAHF; this is translated from the exons ATGCTTTTAAATCTATATCAAACTAATAATataaggaataaattaaattattctcATAAAGGTGTGTCCAATCCGCTTCCTCTTCTCTGTTCCCTCACTGCGGCGATGGAGAGCAACAGGTGCTCACAGGTGAGTTCGTGTTGTTCGTCCTCTGGACACCCTCACCGGGCGGCTCTGATTCTGGCCCGGGGTGGCAGTAAAGGAATCCCTTTGAAGAACATCAAGAATCTGGCCGGTGTTCCTCTCATCGGATGGGTCCTGAGAGCTGCTTTGGATTCAGGAGTCGCTGACAG CGTGTGGGTTTCCACGGATCACGATGAAATTGAGCGGGTCGCAAAAGTCTGGGGCGCGAAAGTTCATCGCCGCAGTCCTGAAGTTTCCAAAGATTCTTCCAGCTCTCTGGAGACTATCCAGGAGTTCATCCGACTGAGACCCG aggtggacatcgtctgtCATATTCAGGCTACGTCTCCATGCCTGCACCCTCATCACATCAGAGAAGCCCTGCAGATGATCACCGAACAGGGTTGTGACTACGTGTTTTCAGTGGTGCGCAGACACCAGTTTCGGTGGGAGGAGGTGAACGAGAAAG GGAGTAAGAATCCGACTCCTCTGAACATCGATGTGGCGCACAGACCTCGACGCCAAGACTGGTGTGGGGAACTCTATGAAAATGGCTCTTTCTATTTTTATACGAGAAAAGCCCTGGAAAACGGCCTTGAACAGGTGAGT AGGATCGCTTACTATGAGATGCTGCCTGAGCACAGCGTTGATATCGACGTGGACATCGACTGGCCTGTCGCTGAGCAGAGGGTTCTGAG GTTTGGCTACTTCGGCCAAGAGGAGAAAGCGGCGATCAGGCTGTTTCTGTGTAATGTGTCTGGCTGTTTGACGAATTGTCAGATTTACACATCGGTTTCTGGAGAGGACCTTGTGGCCATCAATGCTCGAGACGTGGCAGGCATACAGATGCTGCAGAGAGAAGATATAGAG GTGATCCTCATATCCAGCGTGAATGAGCCACTGTCCAGGGGTCTCCTGGAGAAAGTGGCCCAGCAGGCCAGATGTGGCCTCAGGATTGGAGAGCAGCAGAAAGGGCTTGAGGTGGAGCGGCtgatgagagagaaaaatctGCGGTGGGACGAGGTGGCCTTCATGG GTTCAGAAGCTGAAGATGTAGATGTCCTGTCTCAGGTGGGGCTGAACGGCGTCCCATGTGACGCACCTGTGGCTGATCTCATTGCAGCTAAATACATCTGCCAGAGACCCGGTGGCCACGGAGCCATTCGGGAGTTTGCCGAGTACATTCTGACACTGGAGAAAAAGAGCACGTCACAGGTGCACCAGAATCGCATTGACAGGGCTCATTTTTAG